The Garra rufa unplaced genomic scaffold, GarRuf1.0 hap1_unplaced_040, whole genome shotgun sequence nucleotide sequence aaatgaataagggcagcttcctagttcagacacttcgtaaacctttcctcagaaagggaagtggaactaggcctggggagcgagaatcgatcctaaagtgacggctttctaaggtgttaaacaccgaaggatgctcaaaccctctgtaggggagacattcgacagcctgggtgtagatcctacatcaagtgctgcttcagccctcaggcttagaatgaggcgacttgaagagagtctcaaagtagcgctcagataaaaacccctttcctcagaaaggggagcgcacaccgagaatcaagaccccagctggaaagcgtgtcaccaggtggtgctcaaataaaaagccttttccgcagaaaagggagcaaccaaacctgctccgagtccgcagcgagcactccggactgctggtactcctatgtaagtgaacacctgtctcaacaggtgtagacactcagtttccatagaaaccgtatttaggagaggacacgaagcggatcctcgcacgcaggccgtctgcaacagagttaaacatactagtgcaatcttaaatataaatatcttaagatgcttacctagggagaaaggaaaaatttccttttgctcgtttaaccactgaagggagaagcccgattgtgctggaacgagtgttgtgtagacggacaccaccatacaaccggaagggaggggtgctccgttgagatgtttccacattccttttctgagggaaaaacacaacacgcaacccaaaccctgcaggcaacacgcctatccagccataaggggggcgtaactagggagttatgctcctgtctcaacaggacataagtctacactaggcctgcaaaggacagcataaacataccaagggcaaacctaagaaaaacttagggagcttaccttgaagaggacagaggtcctatgtgtaatatatgctgtaagggttgatttaccgcacagcctgtggagtggagagggcaaacactgccgtaaccttaatccataggatcagagggggcgtctgccgtagactcgtcgtatttcttctgtgaatagagaaaaacatacacaggtctgagacagtatgaagttccttcacgtaaaaaatggatcatactcacccatttaaaagcatcctgtttcatagaaagaggcggggtttttttttttttttttcagagaccgcctgattccagaccgtccgaaaattagggttctatacaggtagaacccccaaaggacatcatgggtccggggagtgcaggaagcttaaatggagacaggggaattaatatggcgacccgactggaccgagggaaggagaggtattactctgacccctgcgagaattttgtctcgcttggatgacttccctgaaatcctgtctgtcacctctcgatccgcgtcgcctcctagacctgctcgcaggcgggggaggagcgcgggatgcaacactagccttctgcacctacctccgttcctcagaaggaggcggagcaggacccctgtggtgttcgggctaatacctggaccttcgagggataaaggatttttcagcagatcggctgggtaggcttggagcactgccatggtgtgcagtgcacccaccgcctgacctgctgctgcatacgctctgccgttcagcagggccggagaaggcagagagggagtcttgagagagaaagcccgccctgtggagagatagcatctcttccacaaggggcgtcctctcatagccgtggtcgcgcaaaccctcgatactagcatagttcgcaatggacgaactatgaatgcgcgccgcgtacggctttttccagaccctctcgatttcagtatgaagatcgggaaggaatgggagactcaccagagctggatggttatggcctgaaaagatatcgctcgtcaaggcgaccccgcggcgctatctttctagcccgcttccacagcaggacaagcctggccgtggtgcggtccataacctctggcagctcttcgtatgcagggcaggaaggtagagaggattcagcctcagcgtcttcatccatctctagcatttcctgctcttcttgggtggaacccaaaagagcacttgctcctggatctgatgacgtcagcgataacgcaccatcatcagctaggagcctgtcgtcgtctccggctggcgagagagagagacccctctcaagatcgtcagccagttccacttgcgagccccacgagctcagtttcctccgtgcctcggcaacggcaggacccgaaccgcgaggggcaagtggacgctcatctttcctcagaaagagagacagacgagaccggagcttcttcatagagaagcgctcataatgtatacacaatgccccctcaaggacatcgcgtgtgtgctcttagcccaaacagaatatcgcaaagatcatgtgtgtcatcaggtgtcaaataacgcggacacagatgaacacaccgtttaaacgacttgctagtgcttgccatgatagtagttcaaagaaaggattcttaccgtttcttcccatgcacatccaaaccgggaaagctgaagacagcgaagatgtattgtgttgcacgggcgcctctttatgttatggtcgcccggtagtgacgcaacggcagcgactgacgcgccgcggtgacgtcatacgctggcgccggccatttcatgtagtttttctatgcattcttcagactcgaggcacgctgcagcgttccccaaaagcgccctctagaggacgcagtgagagttcccttcggaagggaactgctattttgacctccctctacaaaatagtggatttctcagtaaatattcacccattacatttaatattttggctttcattactatacatgtctatctttccccATAATAAATATtaccaaaatcaaaaatttgggCCATTTTGTAATTTGGTTGattttgacacagaatgaccctcATGCAAAATAGTTGGAGCAGTTGACTACTTGGTCTTTCTTACAAACAAACAGTAGGCTGAACAGGCATTTAATTTGTTTGTGTGTCTTCAGAGGTGTTTGACTGTAAATATAAGAATGGAGGGTGTCTGCACTACTGCAGTCAATCAGAGCAGACGGCAGGTGTCGTGTGCAGCTGCGCAGACGGTTACCAGCTGGATGAAGACGGACGGAGCTGCAATCCAGCAGGTACAAACACAAACCTGTGTAAGCAATGTTATCGAACTGAAATGCTTAAAAGTAGgagaatttatttgtttatttatagttatcatcatcattttatttttttatatatatttttttcatatgaGACCGTTAAAAtttatgaaaaacattttttattttttattttttaaatcttactatcattgaatgtatttaatgcattttataatcaaattaattaattattttggcAAAAATAAAAGCCCTTTTAGGACCATTAACATGATAATCTTTGTGACTTACATTTTCCCACAAATTTACATCAATAATGTTGTAAGTAATCATTattctttaaaataattataGTAATTGCATTACTTTATTTCATTACATTAAAGACAAATATGATCATGATATCTTTTGATTTATATTTCtaaaatgtacacacacacacacacacacacacacacacacacacacacacacacacacacacacacatataatttaaatataaagcgAAAAATGTATTAGattgtattcatttattatttataatttttatttattttagtacttcaaattaaactaAAGAAAATTGAGGCAGCTGAAATAAGTTTACTTAAATTTTTATTTCcattaaagtttatttttatttattttattaaagtaatgaatttatttttgttaactctaataacttattaaaaatgataatcacatttatttatttattttttaaatatcgaTATAGTTTTAATTAggttttagtttttcattttagtttaattttatttgttttagtacttcaaattaaactaAGAAAGAagtgagaaatgttgctttggcagctGAAATAAGTTTGCATttcgttttattttaatttgatttgattagaAGTTTAAagtaatgaatttatttatttattttagtacttcaaattaaaccaAAGAAATATGAGAAATGATGCCTTGGCAGCTGAAATAAGTGTACAATTAGCTTTGATTTCCATTAAAGTTTAAAGTAGAGAATTTATTCTTgtggttttattttttgtttagttaactCAAATaacttatatacagtatatattcttcttttttttttggaggtgaaatgtaatttttttttttacatgatcagTTTTATAAATGTAAACACACAATATTCCTGATGAgatgtatctgtgtgtgtgtgttagtgcagTATCCGTGTGGGAAGCAGTGGGTTGGTGGGATCATGTCTCGCTCACTGGATGATATAAACCTCAAAGATGCTGATTATGCAAACCACACCCACATCACAACAAACTCCTCCCACTCATTACATAAAAACACTTCACTGGACAACTCCACTCTCTCTTCAAACCAAACCAATCCTGTGTCACAGGAGAAGCTGTCTGACACAGGAAGTGACATCAGCAGTGTGAATGAGGACACGCGCATCGTTGGAGGTCAGCTGCAGGGTCAGGGTGGAAGTCCATGGCAGGTGGGTCAAATTTTCTTTCCTCTGATTGTTTAGGAGACAGTCATCACTCTGAATGAAGAGCACAGTAAATACTGTATCCTCTGCAGGTTCTTCTTCGTCGTGAGGATGAGTATGGTTTCTGTGGCGGGTCTCTGATCAATCAGCGCTGGGTCGTGACGGCAGCCCACTGTCTCCAGCAAACACCGCATCACGTGACCATCGGTGAGACATTTATGACAGCTTTATTAATGCATTTCAGCAAGTTATGTAAGTTTAACAATTATTTAtggtaacatttttaaatatcttgattttttttttggcttcATATGTTTATATGCAAGTGAAACATGCAAGAACATGGACAGATCACATTTTAGCCCCAAATCAAATGGAAAGAATAAATGGATAACAATTTTTATAGAACTGTTTcaattaggttttattttaattaatttaattttatttttttttgtagttttttttttcattttaatgttagttaaagttttaataattttgtttttatcatgttttatttaatatatagtattattatatacatatatatatatatatatatatatatatatatatatatatatatatatatgctattaTATGGTACTGTAAACTATATCGTTTTTTTAGCTTCGTTTTTAAATGAGAAATTAGTGATTAGTTTATCAACtaactgaaaaaatgttttttgtattttattttacttttttctggtttattttatttcaatacaaTTTCTGTGTAGTTTtagttaatatataatttaagttTTGTATTGTGTTGTATGATGTTTTAGCTTTAATAACCCAGATATATAGGCATATGTCAGTATATCAAATATATAACTGGTATActtattatagtttaaaatttttaattgtattttatttttagtaatttttgttcATTCGAAAATTTCTTACAGATTTACTAAAACATTTTAgtcatttagtaatcatcttttaGTTTAACATTTAATCCTGtatataatagtatttattatagtatatataatatgtagtatataatgtagtaaatattatatgtaatatataaaaaatagttatatatatatatatatatatatataaatatatatatatataataggaagtatataatataatataatataatatagtatatgtTTTTAGTgtagtatgtatgtgtatatgaaaatagtgtgtgtgtgtgtgtgtgtgtatatatatatatatatatatatatatatatatatataatactctATATAATAGTATTTACTATAGTATATAATGTAGTGCATGTAATAAAAATAGtatagtatatatagtatatagtataaAATATAGCTTGTctatgtaataatatatatatatatatatatatatatatatatatatatatatatatatatatatatatagtatataattaCATAGACAAGCTATATTTTATACTATATACTACATATATACTATACTATTTTTATTACATACACTATAGTATATAATGtagtgtgcatatatatatatatatatagtactgtAAATACTAGTGTTtagtatagtgtgtgtgtgtgtgtgtgtgtgtgtgtgtgtgtatatataacatAGTATATAATATGTAATACTGTAAATACTATatgtagtgtatatataatatataataatagtatAGTATATAGCACCTATATAATGTTTAGTATGGCATACAATAGTATTAATATAGTTTAGTATCTAGTATATAATATAGTGTATATAACATGTAATTTATAATAATAGTATATggcatataaatatttaatacggTATCGTATTCAGTATAGTAAAATTGTATACTATAAactataaactatatatatatatatgtatatatatagtatatgtaatatataatagcATAGTATATATAATATGTAGCAGGCCtatataatatagcataatataCAATAATTGTATTGTATAAATAAAATTTAGTACTGTATATACACACTAGTATTTAGTATAGTACATATAATAGTAGTATAGTATATggcatatacagtatatatttcacAGTATAAtaagtaaaatgtttttttacataTCAAATTTGCAtcagtttagtttgttttttgtgCTGAATCCTGAATGTGTTTGTGACATTTCTGCAGGAGACTACGATAAGATGCGTCCCGACAAAGACGAGCAGAAGATCACGGTTCAGAAGGTGGTCCTCCACCCGCACTTTCACGATTACACCTTCGACAGCGACATCGCTCTACTCTACCTGTCCCGTCCCGTCACTCTGGGACCGTTCGCCGTCCCCGCCTGCCTGCCCGACGCCGACCTGGCCGCGCGATTGCTGAAGCCCGGAGAGCAGGGCCTGGTGTCGGGATGGGGGGCCACGGGCTTCCTGCGACGCTCGTCCCGCTTCCTGAGGAAGGTGATGCTGCCGGTGGCCGATCAGATGAGCTGCATCAACTCCACTGAACACGCCATCACCGATAACATGTTCTGTGCCGGATACCTGCTGGAGGAGATAGACGCCTGCACCGGCGACAGCGGCGGACCCTTCATAGTCAACTACAGGGGCACGTGGTTCCTGGCCGGAGTGGTGAGCTGGGGCGAGAGATGCGCCGCCGAAGGCAAATATGGCGTTTACACCAGACTAGGAAACTATTTACTCTGGATACATGAGGAGATCATCAAAGAGGAACACAGCCAGAGCCAATCCACTACTCAAGCTCCATAACGCTGCTGGGATTTACAACCTAAAACTTAtgcaaaaaaattctaatatATTGGTTATattccaaaatattaaaaaaagcatagatactaaaatatattttaaaatgtatttacatgAATATTATCtactgatatatgtgaccctggaccacaaaaccagtcttaagtcgctggggtatatttgtagcaatagccaaaaatacattgcatgggtcaaaattattgatttttcttttatgccaaaaatcattcagaaattaagtaaagttcaaatTAAGTAATGttcaaaattcctactgtaaacatatcaaaatgtaatttttgatttgtaatatgcattgttaagaacctaatttggacaactttaaaggtgattttctcagtctttttgatttttttgcatcctcagatttctgatttcaaatagatgtatctcggccaaatattgtcctatcctaacaaaccatacatcaatagaaagcttatttattgagctttcatatgatgtataaatctcagttttgtcaaatttaaccttatgactggttttgtggtccagggtcacatatttctctgcaattaaaaaatataaatctacgttttaaagcatttatattttgcattatattcacagtaaacaaataacaaaatattaagcacctTTAAAATACAATGTAGCCCAtatggcagaaaaaaaaaaccacataTATATACAATGTATTAGTTTAAAAGCATTTCAACACATATTTTGCCCTCCATATGCCATTATgacattatgattttttttctgtatgtgTAACACATACTgagaaaaaatctaaaataatatattCTAAAGAAAACCGAAATGGCCACAAAAtgttgccaaaaatacattgtatgggtcaaaattttctatttttcttttatgccaaaaatcataaagaTATTACGTGAAGATAATTGGTAAATTATTGTGGGATCTATtatataccataaatatatcaaaacctaatttttaattagtaatatgcattgctcagaacttcatttggacaaatataaaggcaattttctcaatatttggattttttgcaccctcagattccacatttaaaataagaaatgtacccttatgactggttttgtggtccaaggtcatatatttactatttgaaaatctgaaatctgagggtgcaaaaaaatctaaatattgagaaaatgacctttagagttgtccaaatgaagttctgagaaatgcatattactaatcaaaaattaggttttgatatatttatggtatataTTAGattccacattaaaaaaaaaaagccttatgagtggttttgtggtccgaggtcacatatactaaaatatattttaaaacatatttacatgAATATTATCTACCGATATATTTAtcagcaattaaaaaatatatatagtttaaaaatattaatttaaagtttAAAGCATTCACATTTTGCATTATATtcacagcaacaacaaaaaaaaaaaaaaaaaatccaaaatattaagCACCTTTAAAATACAGTGTaacctggcaaaaaaaaaaaaaaaaaaaaaatatatatatatatatatatatatatatatattttttttttttttttttttttttttaatgcatacagaaaaaaaaatctcaaatatTTTTCAAGatatttcaaattatttaaaaaatgaccaaaaaatgtttcaaaatatatttacatataccacaaaaccagtcataagtggcaCTGGTATACGTGTAGCAATTGCAAAAAATAcattggatttttcttttatgccaaaaatcattaggatattaagtaaagatcatgttccatgaagatattttgtaaattacctaccataaatatatcaaaacctaatttttgattagtaatatgcatcgctaagaacttcatttggacaactttaaaggcgattttgtcagtatttagattttttgcacactcagattctagattttcaaatagctgcatctcagacaaatattgtcctatcctaacaaaccatacatcaatggaaagcttgttgatgtcacatataataaaatatatttacatgaaTATTATATACTGTTATATTTAtcagcaatttaaaaaaatatatgtatagcttaaatatctaaatttatattttgcattatatttgcaaaaaaaaaaaacattttcaaaaatattaagcaccttTAAAATACAATGTAACtcatatggcaaaaaaaaaaaaaaaaaaaattctcaaaaatattttCCAATATATTTCAAATTATACAAACGTtaccaaaaaaaaatcaaaatgtaacataaatataatagccaaaaatacattgtatgggtcttttttttttcctgcaccCTCAcgttacagattttcaaatagttgtatggcagttaaatattgtcctatcctaacaactcATGCAcaaaaggaaagcttatttattcagctttcatatgatgtataaatctcaatctcCAAAAGGTTGCCCATATGACtatttttgtggtccaaggtcacaaatataAGCACCTTTACAATGATACCCAAatggcaaaaaatatattttcaaatatagttaaaattatattttaaaataaacaaaaggtATATTTGatgtaatatatttatgtaaatgttttctaaaacatctaaaaatgttcaaaaatggCTAAAGctgtttcaaaatatattaacatctataatttttttaatagaaatataaATTCCTTTTAAAAAGGCATTTGAAATGTACTTTTGAAagcatactttttttttgttcaatCCAAAAAATCGATTCTAATGTAACACTGGAAGAAAAGCCTTATCTATAACGCGAACAGAAAATACCATTTAATTTAAAATCTGCAAAGAATATAGATTACAGTGTTccaaaaaatactattattaaaacattgtataatacattatataaaaaaatataatattttaaaatgttcatgTATTGAAGGTAAGAttggaaatgtattttctttCCCATGAAATGTATTTCGGTATCAATATTCACAACATATTTTGCCATATGGGAAACATATTATCTTAAATGAAGCAGGGTCTTTTTTCTTCATTTACATCACAATATTGACTCTTCATATTCATgacatttacactgcaaaaaagtctCTAATTTATTTTTCTAAAAGTTTTATTGACAGAATCAAGACAGAAACACTAAGAATTTGTTCTCTTCACAGAACTCTTACAATTAATGAGCAGGATATTTGTTAcagtttttaatgttacaaatctGATATcaaaaaggcaaaaaaataaatccaTTAACTCTTCAACATATGGCCTTATGTCCCATAATTGCTGAAAAAGATTATATAACTAAGTGACCATTTTTAACCAATGTATTTTTTGATAAAGTCTGACATCCActgtcaaaaaaaatattttaatgttttaattagatttcaaaacatacaaatacaaaataagcatatttgtatttatatcatttttttttatagaaatggtTTAAGtactttatatatttacattttttttaatggtcaAATGTATGAGGACATTATCAAAAGTtaaatatatcaataaaaaaaattacattaaagccaaaccaaataaaactaattatacatgcaaatatttacaaaaaaaaaaaagaagagaagaaaCAGGCCTGGACAACATGAGTAAAATGTCAGACATGGAAACTCTTTATTATGAAAGATACATCAGAACCAAAGGGCAAAACATTTCCAGAGCAGTTCTCTGAGCTCTGAACACATAGCAAAGGCGGCTCCACTAAACTCACGCGGCTACAGTACAGACACGCGGCATTATGGGAATCTGGCGCTGCTGGACAAAAACACTGGCAACATCTGGATCTGACGGACAAACACAGGAGAGACGGCAGAGGGTCAGAGCGGCATGCGGTTGCCCTCCACGCTGATCTTCACCGCGTGACCCGGCTTCGTCAGACGCTTGATATCCGCAAAACGCCGCATCTGTTTATCTACTCGCGACAAACCCTTCTTCAGCGGACCCTGAACCAGAGaacaaccataaaaaaaaaaaagagtcagaaacACAGGAAAACGGTAAACAAGTACAATCAAAACCAAGTGAAAACACacctaataaaataaatgaaaatttaaaaaaaagggaaagagaaaaaaaagccagCAAAGTGTaagcagaaaaaaatgtttttctgaaaaaaaaaaaaaatctggaaaataCTAAGATACAAGTCACGCAATGCATAAAAAAAAGATCTTCAAGCAAAAGAAAACCtactactaaaataaatgaataaatatatgaaataaattaaatgggAAAATACTAAAAGCCAAATCAAGTCTGCTAAAAACATGCAATTAACTTATTACTATAAATCCAAAACAAGCCAATGAAAATAAATAgcaataaaagttaaataaaatcggtaagactttacaataaggttcattaattaaacattaattaatgtactaactaacatgaactaaccatgagcaatacatttgttacagtatttactaatcttcattaacgttagttaacgaaaatacagtttttcattgtttgttcatgttagttcacactgcattaactaatgttaagaagattttaataatgtattagtaaatgttaaaattaacattaacaaagattaataaattctgtataagtgcagttcattattaattcatgttaactaatgtttttaactaatgttaactaatgaaccttattgtaaagtgttaccataaaatcaattaaaaatagaCTTTTTAAAAAGGATACTTCTACAACCTAAAACAAGCCAATGCAATATATCTACTTaaagggacaaaaaaaaaaaaaaagaaacaccatggaaaattaagttattaaatattatataaaattaagtttaataattaatatacaaatacaagccaaatacaaatatttttataagaaataaatttaataaatgtataattaaaaaaaggaaaactctACAACTACAAATGCAAGCCAAATAAatttaatacaatatatttatttatttaacttaaaaaactGAAAACTACTATAAGCAAAAAAAGCTgataaaattttattaaaactaaattagcaaatttgtaaaaaaaaaaaaaaaatgcattaaaacaggGAAATTCCTAAACAagccaaataatttttttaaatacataaaaaaaaaactactataaGCAAAAAGAGctgataaaaattattaaaattaagtttaaaCAGTTAATTAAGCAAATGTAGAAAAAAGGAAAATCaagtaaattaaaaataagaaacattACAACTACACATAAAAGGCAATTttatacatacagtacagaccaaaaggttggacacaccttctcactCAAatgtttggtctgtactgtagatatgaattcaactgaaaaaacttgtgaaaaaatctctttcaggtggtcaaatagcaaatagtggagctctgcagccacctactggtaaaagttatttttttttacttttaaaactagattttccaaaagatgggcaaaaatcttacactaaaccatgtgaaattatccatgttatccccatgaattaaagttagaaatgtgggtcttttataaaatgaatttgacataaaaagcagtttttgtataaaacccatttaaaaaatatttatttattaatttatatatatttaaaaaatatcactaacccactgaaaactgcacaaatgtagagtaaaaactttaataaacagaaacatatacagtacagaccaaatgtttgaacacaccttctcattcatttgaatgaggagctgtgtccaaacttttggtctgtactgtatataaaaaatacattttataaaaaagtgATAAAAAAGAAAACTAGTTTTCTAATAAAAGctgacaaaaaaattattaaaattaaatgtaaaaatttaattGTATGCAATTaagcaaattaagaaaaattgtttagaaataaaagaaaaagaaaacaaacaaaaaatgaaaattaagtgTGATATGCTTTTACAAAAATGGGAAACGCCACAATTTCAAATAcaagccaaatatttttttttatacatttataaaaaaaaaaaatgtaactactaTAAAGCAAAAAAAGCTactcctaaataaaaaaaaaagtattacatttaAACATCATTTTAGCCAATTAAGCTaattaacttttaaaaaaagaacattaagaaaattgtaaaaaataaaagtaaattaactACAAATACAagccaaata carries:
- the LOC141315878 gene encoding coagulation factor X-like — translated: VFDCKYKNGGCLHYCSQSEQTAGVVCSCADGYQLDEDGRSCNPAVQYPCGKQWVGGIMSRSLDDINLKDADYANHTHITTNSSHSLHKNTSLDNSTLSSNQTNPVSQEKLSDTGSDISSVNEDTRIVGGQLQGQGGSPWQVLLRREDEYGFCGGSLINQRWVVTAAHCLQQTPHHVTIGDYDKMRPDKDEQKITVQKVVLHPHFHDYTFDSDIALLYLSRPVTLGPFAVPACLPDADLAARLLKPGEQGLVSGWGATGFLRRSSRFLRKVMLPVADQMSCINSTEHAITDNMFCAGYLLEEIDACTGDSGGPFIVNYRGTWFLAGVVSWGERCAAEGKYGVYTRLGNYLLWIHEEIIKEEHSQSQSTTQAP